The DNA region GAACCCGAACGGTCCAGCGCCAGGACGATCTCGCCTTTGTCCGGCAGGGGTAAAAACTCGTACGGCAGGGTCACATAGGCCTCATCGCCCTTGCTCTCGTCCACGATGAACACGGCCTGTCCCGGACAGGCGGAAACGCATTTGCCGCATCCGGAACAGTTCTCGGCATTCAGTTCAGGACGGTCCGTGATCTTGCTGCCAACGCGCACCGCGTCTTTGTCGCAGGCCTGCTCGCACGGATTGCAGGGAATTTCCTGAATACATTCGAATATGGCCACGGGGCCCTGTTTACGGCGCTCGGCAGAAGGAACGCCCGGGGCGTTCGCAAGGTCTTCCATCAGAAGGTAGCCGTTGGTTTTTAAGCAGTCTGACATGCCGCCTCCTTCTCCAAAGCCTTGTGCATCAGCTCTTCGGCCGCACGGATGCGCTCGCCGAAAGGACCACCCCGCAACCGGTCCAGGGATTCGTGCAACTCCTGCCCGCGCGATTCAGCCGCTTGCGAATCCGCAAAACCCTGGCGCCGGGCAGCCGCCAGGCCGGCAAGCCGCCCGCGGATCATGGCCGAGCTGGCTTCTTCGATGCCGCCGGCGTCGCCCGCCACATACAGCCCAGGAACAGACGTCGCTCCATTCTGGGCCGTTGCCGGGACCAGTCCGCCCAAGCCGGGCAGGTTAACCATTGTGCAACCCGCCATGCGGGAAAGCTGGGTAGCCGGGGTCAGGCCCACGGCAAGACAGATCGTGTCCACCGCAAACGTTTTTTCCGTTCCGGGAACCGGCTGCCAACGTTCGTCCACCTGGGCGATAGTCGCGGATTCGACCTTGCCGTCGCCTTCTGCCTGCAGAATGGTATGTCCGAGAAAAAAGGGAACGCCGGTCCGGGCCACCTTTGCCGCGTGCACGCCGTAGCCGCCGATGGCCCTGCTCGCATCGATCATGGCCTGAACACGGCAGCCCGCCTGCAGCATCTGGTAGGCAACAACCACGCCCACAT from Oceanidesulfovibrio marinus includes:
- a CDS encoding 4Fe-4S dicluster domain-containing protein; this translates as MSDCLKTNGYLLMEDLANAPGVPSAERRKQGPVAIFECIQEIPCNPCEQACDKDAVRVGSKITDRPELNAENCSGCGKCVSACPGQAVFIVDESKGDEAYVTLPYEFLPLPDKGEIVLALDRSGSVLGEARIVRSRLLDSMDRTAQVTMAVPLEWSMQARFFKRKEA
- a CDS encoding NAD(P)/FAD-dependent oxidoreductase — translated: MKRRDLIIIGAGPAGLSAAIEAAQYGLDVVVYDENALPGGQLFKQIHKFFGSKEHRARERGFRIGQQLLEEAGRAGVEVVLGAQVIGLYDGLIVQVVRGDRIERVRANAVVIATGASENMVPFPGWTLPGVIGAGAAQTMANLHGVRPGNDLLMVGCGNVGVVVAYQMLQAGCRVQAMIDASRAIGGYGVHAAKVARTGVPFFLGHTILQAEGDGKVESATIAQVDERWQPVPGTEKTFAVDTICLAVGLTPATQLSRMAGCTMVNLPGLGGLVPATAQNGATSVPGLYVAGDAGGIEEASSAMIRGRLAGLAAARRQGFADSQAAESRGQELHESLDRLRGGPFGERIRAAEELMHKALEKEAACQTA